Proteins encoded in a region of the Phoenix dactylifera cultivar Barhee BC4 chromosome 3, palm_55x_up_171113_PBpolish2nd_filt_p, whole genome shotgun sequence genome:
- the LOC103718465 gene encoding uncharacterized protein At4g08330, chloroplastic-like, translating to MFLQDGCMSGTPAMALHSYPSQRDVTYSCGHCGYALNLSSSNRNTTNIGLKYGKAIKKGVVSFFSIDESRFSQTDELRCLPYFNSKNSWGLFRHRTRLLCRKCGSYIGSAYEENSPPIGSENSDSSSANGASACKKYSIKISALQPWSDDSGIPLFT from the exons ATGTTTCTCCAAGACGGCTGCATGTCGGGGACCCCGGCAATGGCTCTCCATTCGTACCCCTCCCAAAGAGACGTTACTTATAG CTGTGGTCACTGTGGGTATGCCTTGAATCTAAGCTCATCAAATCGGAACACCACCAACATCGGATTAAAGTACGGGAAAGCAATCAAGAAAGGAGTTGTGTCCTTCTTCTCAATAGACGAGAGTCGGTTCTCTCAAACAGATGAATTGAGGTGTCTACCTTACTTCAATTCGAAGAACTCATGGGGTCTCTTCAGGCATAGGACCAGACTCCTCTGCCGCAAGTGTGGGAGCTATATTGGTAGTGCTTATGAAGAGAATTCCCCTCCAATTGGGTCGGAAAATTCAGACTCGAGCTCTGCAAATGGGGCATCTGCTTGCAAGAAGTACAGTATCAAGATCAGTGCACTGCAGCCATGGTCAGATGACTCAGGTATTCCCCTTTTCACATGA
- the LOC103718477 gene encoding uncharacterized protein LOC103718477: protein MTGDEIPDSIPNPNPNHNPESNPESNRQAVERDGGGSQEKEKSSGNPRSGGGGDRAVAGGASIGEHLRVRGLRKEFRRDQNLQIHRRGHNLPWNFPQKKAAAATEAVGGKEAARKRVYVCPERRACTTTRLGRSGTLPGSRSTTAGSTGRRSGSATSARRNTPSGPTGRPTVGSAATASTSASAAPSSLGRMFYNSQGVVRATAESPTAAATVDLASSANAVNNELFVSRAYGDRARRSLRE, encoded by the exons ATGACCGGAGATGAGATCCCGGACTCAAttccaaaccctaaccctaaccacAATCCCGAGTCGAATCCTGAAAGTAATCGCCAGGCGGTGGAACGGGACGGCGGCGGGAGTCAAGAGAAAGAGAAATCTTCCGGGAACCCCAG atccgGAGGCGGAGGTGATCGCGCTGTCGCCGGAGGCGCTTCTATCGGCGAGCACCTTCGTGTGCGAGGTCTGCGGAAGGAGTTCCGGCGGGACCAGAACCTCCAGATCCACCGTCGGGGGCACAACCTGCCGTGGAACTTCCCCCAGAagaaggcggcggcggcgacggagGCGGTCGGCGGGAAGGAGGCGGCGAGGAAGCGGGTGTACGTGTGCCCGGAGAGACGTGCGTGTACCACGACCCGGCTCGGGCGCTCGGGGACCTTACCGGGATCAAGAAGCACTACAGCCGGAAGCACGGGGAGAAGAAGTGGAAGTGCGACAAGTGCTCGAAGAAATACGCCGTCCGGACCGACTGGAAGGCCCACAGTCGGATCTGCGGCAACCGCGAGTACGAGTGCCTCTGCGGCACCCTCTTCTCTAG GAAGGATGTTTTATAATTCACAGGGCGTCGTGCGAGCGACGGCGGAGTCTCcgacggcggcggcgacggTCGATCTTGCTTCAAGCGCGAACGCCGTGAATAACGAATTGTTTGTTTCCCGAGCTTATGGGGACAGAGCTCGTCGCAGTCTACGGGAGTGA
- the LOC103718471 gene encoding probable ubiquitin-conjugating enzyme E2 C: MSLMMSGDVGVSAFPEGENIFSWIGTIEGSKGTPYEGLSYKLSLRFPFDYPFKPPLVKFETPCFHPNIDHCGNICLDILQDMWSSAYDCRTILLSIQSLLGEPNNESPLNSYAATLWSSQEDYRKMVHKHYVDIAEVLES, translated from the exons ATGTCTCTCATG ATGAGTGGAGATGTAGGAGTATCAGCCTTTCCTGAAGGCGAAAACATCTTCTCTTGGATTGGTACTATTGAAGGAAGTAAAGGAACTCCATATGAAGGTTTATCTTACAAGCTTTCGTTGCGCTTTCCATTTGACTACCCTTTTAAGCCTCCCCTGGTTAAGTTTGAGACCCCATGCTTCCATCCAAACATCGATCATTGTGGCAACATTTGTTTAGACATTCTGCAG GATATGTGGTCTTCAGCGTATGATTGCAGAACAATCTTGTTGTCCATTCAGAGCTTGTTAGGAG AACCCAATAATGAAAGTCCTCTCAATAGCTATGCTGCGACACTGTGGAGCAGCCAAGAAG ATTACAGAAAAATGGTTCACAAGCATTACGTGGATATTGCTGAAGTATTAGAAAGTTGA
- the LOC103718923 gene encoding transcription factor bHLH52-like, which translates to MAPFHEHQSEVADALLGFFCDPLEASCLPIDSLFDPPDDQFYAETDPYSLTSFNHPSLSAPSLLSIPPDDHCAPRNELDLYQCPKRPRSCSDLYHPSDLMLEAKSYNGAVAAAPTMARFQAPRFLSEFAVPPPAVGLLVCNAERKTNGGCLSAQSVAARERRKKISEKTQELGKLIPGGNKMNTAEMFQAASKYVKFLQAQVGILGLLSTIQGWKASSQVEQQLQVLLGSTTIQEKLYGEGKCMVPKELVEAMAQDHEIKSNQLISRDLDRFTESMG; encoded by the exons ATGGCCCCATTTCATGAGCACCAATCTGAAGTAGCCGACGCGCTCCTTGGTTTCTTCTGCGATCCTCTTGAGGCTTCGTGCCTCCCCATTGACTCCCTTTTTGATCCACCTGATGATCAATTCTATGCCGAGACCGACCCCTACTCGCTCACTTCCTTCAACCACCCCTCTCTCTCCGCTCCCTCCTTGCTCTCCATCCCACCCGACGACCATTGCGCACCCCGCAACGAGCTGGACCTGTACCAATGCCCCAAGCGACCGAGGAGCTGTAGTGATCTATACCACCCTTCTGATCTCATGCTTGAGGCCAAGTCCTACAATGGAGCAGTAGCTGCCGCGCCGACGATGGCTCGTTTTCAGGCGCCAAGATTCTTATCGGAGTTCGCGGTCCCTCCGCCGGCGGTTGGCCTACTGGTGTGCAATGCAGAGAGGAAGACGAATGGCGGGTGCCTGTCGGCGCAGAGTGTGGCAGCGAGGGAGCGAAGAAAGAAGATCAGTGAGAAGACTCAGGAGCTGGGGAAGCTGATCCCTGGGGGAAACAAGATGAACACGGCTGAGATGTTTCAAGCTGCCTCCAAATACGTCAAGTTCTTGCAGGCCCAAGTTGGAATTCTCGGGCTCTTGAGCACCATTCAG GGTTGGAAGGCATCATCGCAGGTGGAGCAGCAGCTTCAGGTGCTGCTTGGTTCTACAACCATTCAAGAGAAGCTGTATGGTGAAGGGAAGTGCATGGTTCCAAAAGAATTGGTGGAGGCCATGGCTCAGGACCATGAGATCAAATCAAATCAGTTGATATCTAGAGATCTTGATCGGTTCACTGAATCCATGGGATGA